The Papio anubis isolate 15944 chromosome 5, Panubis1.0, whole genome shotgun sequence genome has a segment encoding these proteins:
- the SLC25A2 gene encoding mitochondrial ornithine transporter 2, with translation MKSSPGIQAAIDLTAGAAGGTACVLTGQPFDTIKVKMQTFPDLYKGLTDCFLKTYTQVGLRGFYKGTGPALMAYVAENSVLFMCYGFCQQFVRKVAGMDKQAKLSDLQTATAGSFASAFAALALCPTELVKCRLQTMYEMEMSGKIAKSHNTIWSVVKGILKKDGPLGFYHGLSSTLLQEVPGYFFYFGGYELSRSFFASGRSKDELGPVHLMLSGGVAGICLWLVVFPVDCIKSRIQVLSMYGKQAGFIGTLLSVVRNEGIVALYSGLKATMIRAIPANGALFVAYEYSRKMMMSQLEAY, from the coding sequence ATGAAGTCCAGTCCTGGCATCCAAGCCGCCATCGACCTCACAGCGGGGGCCGCAGGGGGGACAGCGTGTGTACTGACCGGGCAGCCCTTCGACACAATAAAAGTGAAGATGCAGACGTTCCCCGACCTGTACAAGGGCCTCACCGACTGCTTCCTGAAGACGTACACCCAAGTGGGTCTCAGGGGCTTCTACAAGGGCACTGGCCCGGCACTTATGGCCTACGTTGCTGAAAACTCGGTCCTCTTCATGTGCTACGGGTTCTGCCAGCAGTTTGTCAGGAAAGTGGCTGGAATGGACAAGCAGGCAAAGCTGAGTGATCTCCAGACTGCAACCGCGGGGTCCTTCGCCTCTGCATTTGCTGCGCTGGCTCTCTGCCCCACTGAGCTTGTGAAGTGCCGGCTACAGACCATGTATGAAATGGAGATGTCAGGGAAGATAGCAAAAAGCCATAATACAATTTGGTCTGTCGTGAAGGGTATCCTTAAAAAGGATGGCCCCTTGGGCTTCTACCATGGACTCTCGAGTACTCTACTTCAAGAAGTACCGggttatttcttttactttggtGGCTATGAACTGAGCCGATCGTTTTTCGCATCAGGGAGATCAAAAGATGAACTAGGCCCTGTCCATTTGATGTTAAGTGGTGGAGTTGCTGGAATTTGCCTCTGGCTTGTCGTGTTCCCAGTGGATTGTATTAAATCCAGAATTCAAGTTCTTTCCATGTATGGAAAACAGGCAGGATTTATTGGTACTCTCTTAAGTGTTGTGAGAAATGAAGGAATAGTAGCCTTATATTCTGGACTGAAAGCTACTATGATTCGAGCAATCCCTGCCAATGGGGCACTGTTTGTGGCCTATGAATACAGCAGGAAGATGATGATGAGCCAGTTGGAAGCATACTGA